DNA from Halorarum salinum:
GGTATGAATTCCCCGTTTCTGACTCGCGGCGGGACGCTCCGGGCCCGTCGGGAGCGTCCGGCCGGCGATCCGGACGCCCGCGTCAGGACCGCCAGTACGCCGGCGTCAGCAGGACGAGCACCGGGATGATCTCCAGCCGGCCGATCCACATCATGACGACCATCAGCAGCTTCGACGAGCGCGGGAACGGGGCGTAGCTGTCGAACGGGCCCGCGAGCCCGAACGCCGGCCCGATGTTGAGGAACGTCGACGCCGCGGCCCCCATCGCCTCGAACTCCGAGAGCCGGAGCCCCACGCGAGCGGAGTCCACGACGAGCAGCACCGCCCCGAGGAAGAACCCGATGATGACGAGGAGCGTGTACGCGTAGATGTCGCGGACGGCCTCCTCCGGGACGGCGCGACCGCCCAGGCGCACGGGCCTGACCGCGTCGGGGTGGACGGTCGTGAACAGGTCCCGGCGGAACGCGCGTCCGATGACGAGCCAGCGGAGCACCTTCACCGAACACGTGGTGCTGCCCGCCATCCCGCCGGCGAACATGAGCATGAAGAGGACGTGTTTCGCGGACGCCGGCCACACCGTGTAGTCCAGCGTCGCGTAGCCGGTCGTCGTCACGATGGAGACGACCTGGAACACGGAGTCCCGGAGCGTCCTCTCGGAGACGCCGTCGGCGCCCGGCGTCACGACCAGCAGCACGAACACGAGCGCCGCCGCGCCGGCGAGCACGCCGACGTAGAAGCGGAACTCGTCGCTCCGCCTGATCCGCTCGAGGTCCCGCTGGAACAGGTGATACAGGAGGACGAAGTTCGTCGCGCCGACGACCATCACGAGCACGAACGTCCACTGGACGACCGCCGAGAAGGCGCCCGCGCTGTCCGGCCGGGGCGAGAACCCGCTCGTCGAGATGGAGGTGAACGCGTGGGCGACGGCGTCGTAGAACGTCATTTCGGGGGCGACGCCGATCAACCTGAGCGCGAACAGGAGGCCGATGGTAGCCAGCGTGAGCAGGACGTACAGCCCCCAGATGATGCGGGCGGTGTCGATGAGCCGCGGCGTGAGCTTGTTGACGTCGTCCAACTGCGACTCCGTCTCCATGAGCTGTGCGCCGCCGACGCCCAGCGTCGCCAGCACGGCCGTCGCGAGCGCGAGGATGCCGAGGCCGCCGAGCCAC
Protein-coding regions in this window:
- a CDS encoding TrkH family potassium uptake protein; its protein translation is MRLRVDWRVSIALLGRVLRWLALAPAVPVAAALWYGETLVPYLVASAVSLAAGSVLEYVGRWDTENVGAREAYLAVSLVWLCIALVGAVPFVLGGAGELSTPEYALFEAMSGITTTGATVLVDFGAQPRSLLLWRSFLQWLGGLGILALATAVLATLGVGGAQLMETESQLDDVNKLTPRLIDTARIIWGLYVLLTLATIGLLFALRLIGVAPEMTFYDAVAHAFTSISTSGFSPRPDSAGAFSAVVQWTFVLVMVVGATNFVLLYHLFQRDLERIRRSDEFRFYVGVLAGAAALVFVLLVVTPGADGVSERTLRDSVFQVVSIVTTTGYATLDYTVWPASAKHVLFMLMFAGGMAGSTTCSVKVLRWLVIGRAFRRDLFTTVHPDAVRPVRLGGRAVPEEAVRDIYAYTLLVIIGFFLGAVLLVVDSARVGLRLSEFEAMGAAASTFLNIGPAFGLAGPFDSYAPFPRSSKLLMVVMMWIGRLEIIPVLVLLTPAYWRS